A window from Aquabacterium sp. NJ1 encodes these proteins:
- a CDS encoding glycosyltransferase, which yields MSRRPDDAPARILFFADADSVHTRRWVAAAVERGAEAIVITRQPAEVPGAREVIAIAPGNDKLSWFKALPQVRRVAREVAKRFRPTLVHGHYVTSYGLWAAMCGLKLPTVLTAWGSDILVTPRESRLMRAVVGWSLRHADLITADSMDMLAEIARYHPSAPCHQILWGADTDKFVPGDPGEDFDVISLRSWEPNYNIDLILEAFSRFLMLRPQSHARLHLLGGGSMQATLEARVQELRLLQQVRFHGRVGDVEMVNAIQRSRVSVSVPTSDATSVSVLESMACGLPIIATDLPANCQWIDERGGWIVPVRDVDAVTQALVHAYDHPEQAAQMGQHNRDRIERDASRRGQMDAMWRLYQKLLHPCVPRMQRPRASAR from the coding sequence ATGAGCCGCCGCCCCGATGACGCGCCCGCGCGCATCCTGTTTTTCGCCGATGCGGACAGCGTGCACACGCGCCGCTGGGTGGCCGCCGCGGTGGAGCGCGGGGCCGAGGCCATCGTCATCACGCGTCAACCTGCCGAGGTGCCCGGTGCACGAGAAGTGATCGCCATTGCGCCGGGCAACGACAAGCTCAGCTGGTTCAAGGCCTTGCCCCAGGTACGCCGTGTGGCCCGCGAGGTGGCCAAGCGCTTCAGGCCCACGCTGGTGCATGGCCATTACGTGACGTCTTACGGCCTGTGGGCCGCGATGTGCGGCCTCAAGCTGCCCACCGTGCTCACGGCCTGGGGCAGCGACATCCTGGTCACGCCGCGCGAAAGTCGCCTGATGCGGGCCGTGGTGGGCTGGTCCTTGCGCCACGCCGACCTGATCACGGCAGACTCGATGGACATGCTGGCCGAGATCGCGCGCTATCACCCTTCTGCGCCCTGCCATCAGATCCTGTGGGGTGCCGACACGGACAAGTTCGTGCCCGGTGACCCGGGTGAAGACTTCGATGTCATCAGCCTGCGCAGCTGGGAGCCCAACTACAACATCGACCTGATCCTCGAAGCGTTTTCGCGCTTCCTGATGCTGCGCCCGCAATCGCACGCCCGCCTGCACCTGCTGGGTGGTGGCAGCATGCAGGCCACGCTGGAAGCCCGCGTGCAGGAGCTGCGCCTGCTGCAGCAAGTGCGCTTCCACGGCCGGGTGGGGGATGTGGAGATGGTCAACGCCATCCAGCGCAGCCGCGTGAGCGTGTCGGTGCCCACCAGCGACGCGACCTCGGTGTCGGTGCTCGAATCCATGGCCTGTGGCCTGCCCATCATCGCCACCGACCTGCCGGCCAACTGCCAGTGGATCGATGAGCGTGGTGGCTGGATCGTGCCCGTGCGCGATGTGGACGCCGTCACGCAGGCCCTGGTCCATGCTTATGACCACCCCGAGCAGGCGGCGCAGATGGGCCAGCACAACCGTGATCGCATCGAGCGCGACGCCTCACGCCGCGGGCAGATGGATGCCATGTGGCGCCTCTACCAGAAGCTGCTGCACCCCTGCGTGCCGCGCATGCAGCGCCCGCGTGCTTCCGCGCGTTGA
- a CDS encoding acyltransferase → MSALIQRLKQPVVRVLAAFTGPRIVYGWANADGSWCAHTRVSTHTCFEGLEGLKLGDHVFIGHFNRIDGSNGLLIEEGVQVTNYASILSHSSHKSVRVMGRRYVNDPNPAGYVRKSTRIGAYSFIGPHSVIAPGAQIGKGVIVQGYSFVSGVVPDFAIVGPQAHGRPAAVMGDTREIDRALLQRHPELHALYAQWAGKDNLRRALNGHVDGHAAAPDAASDQEPA, encoded by the coding sequence ATGTCGGCCCTGATCCAGAGACTCAAGCAACCCGTGGTGCGCGTGCTGGCGGCTTTCACCGGCCCGCGCATCGTGTACGGCTGGGCCAATGCCGATGGCTCCTGGTGCGCCCATACCCGCGTGAGCACGCACACCTGCTTCGAAGGGCTGGAAGGCCTGAAGCTGGGTGACCATGTCTTCATCGGCCACTTCAACCGCATCGATGGCTCCAATGGCTTGTTGATCGAAGAGGGCGTGCAGGTCACCAATTACGCGTCCATCCTCAGCCACTCCAGCCACAAGTCGGTGCGGGTGATGGGGCGCCGTTATGTGAACGACCCCAACCCGGCCGGCTATGTGCGCAAGTCCACCCGCATCGGGGCCTACAGCTTCATCGGCCCGCACAGCGTGATCGCGCCCGGCGCGCAGATCGGCAAGGGCGTGATCGTGCAGGGCTACAGCTTCGTATCGGGCGTGGTGCCGGACTTCGCCATCGTCGGGCCGCAGGCGCATGGCCGGCCGGCTGCCGTGATGGGGGATACACGCGAGATCGACCGCGCGCTGCTGCAGCGCCACCCTGAATTGCACGCGCTGTATGCCCAATGGGCGGGCAAGGACAACCTGCGCCGTGCGCTCAATGGGCATGTCGATGGGCATGCGGCTGCACCCGATGCCGCTTCTGACCAGGAGCCCGCATGA
- a CDS encoding lipopolysaccharide biosynthesis protein, which translates to MSVQDHRPPAVQGDSSGAQAPAGRLAALRQALQALPKAALGNLIAKLMMVGLGLAITVTVARHGPKVQGAFALFVAVESALLTLFSGLGLWLARQISQQTDGRQAKALPMLRGVLRAAVALGLLASGVLVAVSWWASSMPYTYLWLLALAAPFLLLVPTATGLWLGEGRMWPINVAQVSAPASVLAGLAAAWWITEGGQAGQGSKSTVLLVLVAWVSGKSLVAVVTAFYALRNARHRDEALAERMSASRLTAFHLPQPSWLAQWPFIATIGVTNVIGLLNYRASLFLVERFHGLSTAGVYSVAVTAAELLWLLSSSVTVSVYSRIGHPDTKIAAAMTVQAVRINVLSTLLAAPVLLGLAWWGLPWVMGPAYEASLLPLAALLPGVAAYAAASSLSAFYTNHLGRPQLSGAIAGMSLTISFCLGWFLVPLWGPLGAGISSSAGYILAIVAAYGVFLKHAGLPVRALWQSGLTRVDSGA; encoded by the coding sequence ATGTCTGTTCAAGATCACCGCCCCCCAGCTGTTCAGGGGGATTCATCTGGCGCGCAAGCCCCTGCCGGGCGGCTGGCGGCCCTGCGCCAGGCCTTGCAGGCGCTGCCCAAGGCGGCGCTGGGCAATTTGATCGCCAAGCTGATGATGGTGGGCCTGGGCCTGGCCATCACGGTGACGGTGGCGCGCCATGGGCCCAAGGTGCAGGGCGCGTTTGCGCTGTTCGTCGCGGTCGAGTCGGCCTTGCTGACGCTGTTTTCCGGCCTGGGCTTGTGGCTGGCGCGCCAGATTTCGCAGCAGACCGATGGCCGGCAGGCCAAAGCATTGCCCATGCTGCGAGGCGTGCTGCGTGCGGCGGTGGCGCTGGGGCTGCTGGCCTCGGGCGTGCTGGTGGCCGTGTCCTGGTGGGCGAGCAGCATGCCGTATACCTATCTGTGGCTGTTGGCCTTGGCCGCGCCGTTTTTGCTGCTGGTGCCCACGGCCACGGGTTTGTGGCTGGGTGAGGGGCGCATGTGGCCCATCAATGTGGCCCAGGTGTCGGCACCCGCTTCGGTGCTGGCGGGCCTGGCGGCAGCCTGGTGGATCACGGAGGGTGGGCAGGCCGGGCAGGGCAGCAAGTCCACCGTCTTGCTGGTGCTGGTGGCCTGGGTGAGTGGCAAATCGCTGGTAGCGGTGGTCACGGCGTTTTACGCCTTGCGCAATGCGCGGCACCGCGACGAGGCCCTGGCCGAACGCATGAGCGCATCCCGCCTGACGGCGTTTCACCTGCCGCAACCGAGCTGGCTGGCGCAGTGGCCTTTCATTGCCACCATCGGCGTCACCAATGTGATCGGGCTGCTGAACTATCGCGCCTCGCTGTTCCTGGTCGAGCGCTTCCATGGGCTGAGCACGGCGGGTGTGTATTCAGTGGCAGTGACGGCGGCCGAGCTGCTGTGGTTGCTGTCGTCGTCGGTGACGGTGTCGGTGTATTCGCGCATCGGGCACCCGGACACGAAGATCGCCGCCGCCATGACGGTGCAGGCGGTGCGCATCAATGTGCTGTCTACCTTGCTGGCCGCGCCGGTGCTGCTGGGCCTGGCCTGGTGGGGTCTGCCCTGGGTGATGGGGCCGGCTTACGAGGCCTCGCTGCTGCCGCTGGCGGCCTTGTTGCCGGGCGTGGCGGCGTATGCGGCGGCGTCCAGCCTGTCGGCGTTTTACACCAACCACCTGGGGCGGCCACAGTTGTCGGGCGCCATCGCGGGCATGTCGCTGACGATCAGCTTCTGCCTGGGCTGGTTCCTGGTGCCGCTGTGGGGGCCTCTGGGCGCGGGCATCTCGTCGAGCGCGGGCTACATCCTGGCCATCGTGGCGGCGTATGGGGTGTTTCTCAAGCACGCGGGGCTGCCGGTGCGGGCGCTGTGGCAGTCTGGTTTGACCAGGGTGGATTCGGGCGCCTGA
- the lysS gene encoding lysine--tRNA ligase, whose amino-acid sequence MTTHQHPTQEPVPAELMVDTNKLVAERREKLAAIRAQGVAFPNDFKPADRAAALHAAHDGTEAEPLEAQAVKASVGGRLMLKRVMGKACFGTLQDATGRIQVYVTLDAVGAEALAAFKHWDLGDILGAEGTLFKTKTGELSIKVTSIRLLTKALRPLPDKFHGMTDQEQKYRQRYVDLIVDEESRARFIARSKAVASIRSFMVDNGFLEVETPMMHPIPGGANAKPFTTHHNALDQEMFLRIAPELYLKRLVVGGFERVFEINRNFRNEGVSVRHNPEFTMMEFYAAWWNHRDLMDFTESILRHAAQAAVGTAKLTYGGKEVDLESPFARLTVRESLIQIAGLTPEEADSSEALHAKLKALGEEPPARWSLAELQFGMFEAAVEEKLWQPTFIIDYPVEVSPLARASDADPSITERFELFITGREYGNGFSELNDPEEQAARFAAQASAKDAGDEEAMYFDADYIRALEYGLPPTGGCGIGIDRLMMLLTDAPNIRDVILFPALRREA is encoded by the coding sequence ATGACCACGCACCAACACCCCACGCAAGAGCCCGTTCCCGCAGAGCTGATGGTCGACACCAACAAACTGGTGGCCGAACGCCGCGAGAAACTGGCTGCCATCCGTGCCCAGGGCGTGGCCTTCCCCAACGACTTCAAGCCCGCTGACCGCGCCGCCGCCCTGCACGCGGCGCACGACGGCACCGAAGCCGAGCCGCTGGAAGCGCAAGCCGTCAAGGCCAGCGTCGGTGGCCGCCTGATGCTCAAGCGCGTGATGGGCAAGGCCTGTTTCGGCACCCTGCAGGACGCCACCGGCCGCATCCAGGTCTACGTGACGCTGGACGCCGTGGGCGCCGAAGCCCTGGCCGCCTTCAAGCACTGGGACCTGGGCGACATCCTGGGCGCCGAAGGCACCCTGTTCAAGACCAAGACCGGCGAGCTGTCCATCAAGGTCACCAGCATCCGCCTGCTGACCAAGGCCCTGCGCCCGCTGCCCGACAAGTTCCACGGCATGACCGACCAGGAACAGAAGTACCGCCAGCGCTATGTGGACCTGATCGTCGACGAAGAATCGCGCGCCCGCTTCATCGCCCGCTCCAAGGCCGTGGCCTCGATCCGCAGCTTCATGGTGGACAACGGCTTCCTGGAAGTCGAGACGCCGATGATGCACCCCATCCCCGGTGGTGCCAACGCCAAGCCCTTCACCACGCACCACAACGCGCTGGATCAGGAGATGTTCCTGCGCATCGCGCCCGAGCTGTACCTCAAGCGCCTGGTGGTGGGCGGCTTCGAGCGCGTGTTCGAAATCAACCGCAACTTCCGCAACGAGGGTGTTTCGGTCCGCCACAACCCCGAGTTCACGATGATGGAGTTCTACGCGGCCTGGTGGAACCACCGCGACCTGATGGACTTCACCGAGTCCATCCTGCGCCATGCGGCCCAAGCCGCCGTGGGCACCGCCAAGCTGACCTATGGCGGCAAGGAAGTCGACCTCGAATCGCCCTTTGCCCGCCTGACCGTGCGCGAATCCCTCATCCAGATCGCCGGCCTGACGCCTGAAGAAGCCGACAGCAGCGAAGCCCTGCACGCCAAGCTCAAGGCCCTGGGTGAAGAGCCGCCCGCACGCTGGAGCCTGGCCGAGCTGCAATTTGGCATGTTCGAAGCCGCCGTGGAAGAAAAGCTGTGGCAGCCCACCTTCATCATCGACTACCCCGTCGAGGTCTCGCCACTGGCCCGCGCATCGGATGCCGACCCCAGCATCACCGAACGCTTCGAGCTGTTCATCACCGGCCGCGAATACGGCAACGGCTTCAGCGAGTTGAACGACCCCGAAGAGCAGGCCGCCCGCTTTGCCGCCCAGGCCAGCGCCAAGGATGCCGGTGACGAAGAGGCCATGTACTTCGACGCCGACTACATCCGCGCACTGGAATACGGCCTGCCCCCCACCGGCGGCTGCGGTATCGGCATCGACCGCCTGATGATGCTGCTGACCGACGCGCCCAACATCCGCGACGTGATCCTCTTCCCGGCCCTGCGCCGAGAAGCGTAA
- a CDS encoding FUSC family protein — protein sequence MLNGISVGLGLACLTAIVGALAGMPAAITAASGASTASVADTVCAPQAKPQQMLPAVVSTLLVTTLVALSHASPLCLTLVVLLTTFSSIFWMAWGKRGGPQTFVMILTLVFQMAAFSQQPMSLAQAGQHILWVGLGAVGMALWSMLSIRVLARRYRTLALADSLQALAGMMRSQAQWTRSHQQGHIDGQREALLALIAQQAGIADVFQSARDLLYSQAGTSGCTTLTRRQIEGLIHTVNLRDVVQSCQLDLDRLPDHAEAQQVVARVAGQLLTLADQLDRMALCWRTNRAWTPPTSPDITWPDALDTHPVLASLGRRCRHMQALVALIAQSHDDTHQAAHHPEQDTILLTLVSPTQWTWSPLKAQLQRSSPVLRYALRATLAMACADGLAHVLPWTSHPHWLLMTVAVVMRGNLEQTLARRDARVQGTLVGCLIASALLSSAGHTAWLFLALAIALSLAHGFVLINYRVTAAAGAVLALVQGHLFSPTSHPALLDAAERLGDTLIGAALAWAFSYVLPSWERQQLPRLAQRLMQAQTHYTHHALRWHLAHPRSSRRSLARREVYDVLWLLSQSLQRMGKEPRRNQAWAPALEALLVHSNRLISQLSAIKGLLTVRYQELDEAIVAPALQQAEAQIRASLQGEATPAIPSPAQPTSTARHPAQVTTSLPDDTSPIPEADSPRLTGDLNHWLLLRLAQTVEEARQLNLAVASLRSDHETL from the coding sequence GTGCTCAACGGCATCAGTGTGGGCCTGGGTCTGGCCTGCCTGACCGCCATCGTGGGCGCCCTGGCCGGCATGCCTGCCGCCATCACGGCGGCCTCCGGCGCCTCCACCGCCAGCGTGGCCGACACGGTATGCGCCCCCCAGGCCAAGCCGCAACAGATGCTGCCCGCCGTGGTCAGCACCCTGCTGGTCACCACCCTGGTGGCGCTGAGCCACGCATCGCCGCTGTGCTTGACCCTGGTCGTGCTGCTGACCACCTTCAGCTCCATCTTCTGGATGGCCTGGGGCAAACGCGGCGGCCCGCAAACCTTCGTCATGATCCTGACGCTGGTCTTCCAGATGGCCGCCTTCAGCCAGCAGCCCATGAGCCTGGCGCAAGCAGGCCAGCACATCCTGTGGGTTGGGCTTGGCGCTGTGGGCATGGCGCTGTGGTCCATGCTCAGCATCCGCGTGCTGGCGCGCCGCTACCGCACGCTGGCCCTGGCCGACAGCCTCCAGGCCCTGGCGGGGATGATGCGCTCGCAAGCGCAATGGACGCGCTCGCATCAACAAGGCCACATCGACGGCCAACGCGAAGCCCTGCTCGCCTTGATCGCCCAACAGGCCGGCATCGCCGACGTCTTTCAAAGTGCGCGCGACCTGCTCTACAGCCAGGCCGGCACCTCGGGCTGCACCACACTCACACGCCGACAGATCGAGGGTCTGATCCACACCGTCAACCTGCGGGACGTGGTGCAGTCTTGCCAGCTCGACCTGGATCGCCTGCCCGATCACGCCGAGGCCCAACAAGTCGTCGCCCGCGTAGCCGGGCAATTGCTGACGCTGGCCGATCAACTCGACCGCATGGCGCTTTGCTGGCGCACGAACCGCGCCTGGACGCCACCCACCTCACCCGACATCACATGGCCAGACGCCCTCGACACGCACCCCGTGCTGGCCTCACTGGGCCGCCGCTGCCGTCACATGCAAGCCCTGGTCGCGCTCATCGCACAAAGCCATGACGACACCCACCAGGCCGCCCATCACCCCGAGCAGGACACCATCTTGCTCACCCTGGTGTCGCCCACGCAGTGGACATGGTCGCCCCTGAAAGCCCAGCTGCAGCGGTCCTCGCCTGTCTTGCGTTACGCCCTGCGGGCCACGCTGGCCATGGCTTGCGCCGACGGCCTGGCCCACGTGCTGCCCTGGACCAGCCACCCGCACTGGCTGCTGATGACCGTGGCCGTGGTCATGCGCGGCAACCTCGAACAGACCCTGGCGCGCCGCGATGCACGCGTGCAAGGCACCTTGGTCGGCTGCCTGATCGCATCGGCCTTGCTCAGCAGTGCGGGCCACACCGCCTGGCTCTTTCTGGCACTGGCCATCGCCTTGAGCCTGGCGCATGGCTTCGTGCTCATCAACTACCGCGTGACCGCTGCGGCTGGCGCGGTGCTGGCCCTGGTGCAAGGCCACCTGTTCAGCCCCACCAGCCACCCTGCCCTGCTGGATGCCGCCGAGCGCCTGGGCGACACCTTGATCGGCGCTGCCTTGGCCTGGGCCTTCAGCTATGTGCTGCCCTCATGGGAGCGCCAGCAACTGCCCCGCCTGGCACAGCGCCTGATGCAGGCCCAGACGCACTACACGCACCACGCCTTGCGCTGGCACCTGGCCCATCCGCGCTCATCGCGGCGCAGCCTGGCCCGGCGCGAGGTCTACGACGTGCTGTGGCTGCTCAGCCAGTCGCTGCAACGCATGGGCAAGGAGCCCCGCCGCAACCAGGCCTGGGCCCCGGCGCTGGAAGCATTGCTCGTGCACAGCAACCGCCTGATCAGCCAGTTGTCGGCCATCAAGGGCCTGCTGACTGTGCGATATCAGGAGCTGGACGAAGCCATCGTGGCGCCCGCCTTGCAACAGGCCGAAGCGCAGATCCGTGCATCGCTGCAAGGCGAGGCCACGCCAGCCATCCCAAGCCCGGCCCAACCCACAAGCACGGCCCGTCATCCTGCGCAGGTCACCACATCCCTGCCCGACGACACCAGCCCCATCCCCGAAGCCGATTCACCCCGACTCACCGGCGACCTGAACCACTGGCTGCTGCTGCGCCTGGCCCAGACAGTCGAAGAAGCACGGCAACTCAACCTGGCTGTGGCAAGCCTGCGTTCAGATCACGAAACGCTGTGA